The proteins below come from a single Microtus pennsylvanicus isolate mMicPen1 chromosome 13, mMicPen1.hap1, whole genome shotgun sequence genomic window:
- the B3galt6 gene encoding beta-1,3-galactosyltransferase 6, producing the protein MGGSSLREPTNKAGARSHVPRILDPGLAFHAAPAVRFRHPVSGFLGAPPTATRASPLRGSPSSAGAFQPPRLRTRRPPARTMKVLRRAWRHRVVLALSGLAFCSTTLLYLARCASEGETPAAAGAAQPRAKAFLAVLVASAPRAVERRSAVRSTWLAQGRRGGPKDVWARFAVGTSGLGSEERRTLELEQAQHGDLLLLPSLRDAYENLTAKVLAMLTWLDEHVDFEFVLKADDDSFARLDALLAELRAREPARRRRLYWGFFSGRGRVKPGGRWREAAWQLCDYYLPYALGGGYILSSDLVHYLRLSREYLRAWHSEDVSLGAWLAPVDVQREHDPRFDTEYKSRGCSNQYLVTHKQSPEDMLEKQQMLLHEGRLCKQEVQLRLSYVYDWSAPPSQCCQRKEGIP; encoded by the coding sequence ATGGGCGGAAGCAGCCTCCGAGAACCAACCAATAAAGCTGGCGCGCGAAGTCACGTGCCACGCATCCTTGACCCAGGCCTCGCCTTCCACGCCGCCCCGGCTGTCAGATTCAGGCACCCAGTAAGCGGGTTTCTCGGGGCTCCTCCTACCGCTACCAGGGCGAGCCCGCTACGCGGGTCTCCGAGCAGCGCAGGCGCCTTCCAGCCTCCGCGCTTGCGCACTCGGCGACCTCCCGCCCGCACCATGAAGGTACTCCGGCGGGCTTGGCGGCACCGGGTGGTGCTGGCCCTGAGCGGCCTGGCGTTTTGCAGCACCACGCTGTTGTATTTGGCGCGCTGTGCATCCGAGGGCGAGACGCCCGCAGCCGCCGGAGCCGCTCAGCCCCGCGCTAAGGCCTTCCTGGCGGTGCTAGTGGCTAGTGCGCCCCGCGCGGTGGAGCGTCGCAGCGCGGTGCGCAGCACGTGGCTGGCACAGGGGAGGCGCGGCGGCCCCAAGGACGTGTGGGCGCGCTTTGCTGTGGGCACCAGCGGCCTGGGCTCAGAGGAGCGGCGCACGCTGGAGCTCGAGCAAGCACAGCACGGggacctgctgctgctgccctcCCTGCGCGACGCCTACGAGAACCTCACGGCCAAGGTCCTGGCCATGTTGACTTGGCTGGACGAGCACGTAGACTTCGAGTTCGTGCTCAAGGCGGATGACGACTCCTTTGCGCGCCTGGACGCCCTACTGGCAGAGCTACGCGCACGTGAGCCTGCACGCCGCCGTCGCCTCTACTGGGGCTTCTTTTCTGGGCGCGGGCGAGTCAAGCCCGGAGGTCGCTGGCGAGAAGCTGCCTGGCAACTCTGCGACTACTACCTGCCCTATGCTCTGGGCGGTGGGTACATCCTGTCATCGGACCTGGTGCATTACCTGCGCCTCAGCCGGGAATACCTGCGTGCATGGCACAGTGAAGATGTATCGCTGGGTGCTTGGCTGGCACCCGTGGATGTGCAGCGGGAACACGACCCGCGCTTCGACACAGAGTACAAATCACGGGGCTGCAGCAATCAGTACCTGGTGACACACAAACAGAGCCCGGAGGACATGCTGGAGAAGCAACAGATGCTGCTTCATGAGGGCCGATTGTGCAAGCAAGAGGTGCAATTGCGCCTCTCCTATGTCTATGATTGGTCAGCACCACCCTCCCAGTGCTGCCAGCGCAAGGAGGGCATTCCCTGA